A segment of the Lycium barbarum isolate Lr01 chromosome 7, ASM1917538v2, whole genome shotgun sequence genome:
cacattagggtagaaggctagtagatagtctcattatcctgtcttattagtagtcgcattatcgtagtataatttcttgtgctctgatttatgctattatctgttatttcctgtgctttgattattctatgttatctgtgtcgcttgcattacttcatttccatatcgctttgaatctcttagccttatctgacctctttttatgttttttattgagccgagggtctttcggaaacaaccgtcctaccttggtaggagtaaggtctgcgtacactctaccctccccagaccccacgttgtgggatttcactgggttgttgttgttgttgttgttgttgtaacgtaGAGTCACAAGCTCCTCAGCTCTCCATCTCCCAATCTTACTATCGTTTAAACTTTATATCTGTCCTCCCGCACTTACTCTTAGATTTGTTCCCAACTATCATTTCCTCGCTTTGGGAAATGCAAATGCTGTTGAGATATATCTTTCCAAGGATACTCACCATGCCACCAGTCTCCCTGGAAACTAACTCTGGTCCCTGTCCCTACTTaaatttgaacattttgtgaaactCTTTCCAGCCTTTCATGTTATCTCTCCATAAGGAAGTTCCTTACTAGTTTATCTGGTGAATTCTTTTGGAATTCCTCCTTTGTACCACCTCCTTCATCAAGAACCTCTTCATCAATTTATCCAACCCAACCCTTGCTGAACGTCCTCTAGTCTCTCGGCTCAACCCCCCTAGTTTTACTGGTAAATGGTCTCGAGTGCACCGTGTGATGATTCTTAATCCTCTTCTTTCCAATAATGATCTAATCCCATTCTAAAATGCATTCCCCTATTCCCTCCATTTCAACAAATTAATATTTCTTTCTATACTAGTTCAGTTTTGCAGGCACAGTTCTGGTAATTTCAGAATTCTTGCAGTTCTGGAAGATACAGATTTTGTACCTACTATAGGTACAAAATCTGTATCTTCCAGAACTGCAAGAATTCTGAAATTACCAGAACTGTGCCTGCAAAATTGAACTTCTTAGAGAATGTTTGTTAAATGTTGGAAACTAAAATTAAGACTAAAGATATAAAGCCTCAATCTGGTGACAATACATAAAGTAAATTGGCATCCAAAAATCAGCACAATCTTCCAACTTGCTTTTCAGTGACTATCTTTGGTCTACATCTGGAATGTAATATGTTGGCAACCTTGAGAGCTTGCTACTACTCAATGGAGCTTGCTACTACTCAATGCCAATCTGCCCCCTTTGTGATAACTTTTTCACCAACCTACTGGCTGGTAGCTGCTTCTCAAATCGCCGAAGCACTGAAGTCCAAACTGCAAGTAGGCAAAAATGTGGTCTTCTAGTTACTTGGTCTATGTGCTTTGAGAACTCTAGGATATGATAATAATATCTGGCCCTTTGCATAACTTGCTCCCTGGGATAAGAATGCTTCTCCTAATCCAATAGAGTGGCAAGCATCTAGGAACAATAGTTGGAATGGAGTGGTAATAGCATTATATATCAATCATCTTGTAATTGCAATGAGTGTCAATGGGTGACCGTATTGAGTGAATGGTCATCATATTCGACCAGTACTTTTTTTCATGAGCCCCCGCCGTTTTCACAGAATAGCTTAAAGTAGAACGTTATTGGACATCACTTCTGGCAGAAAAGATATCTTTGTATTCAATTGCATATTTTTTGGAAGTTCCACTTTTCCTCATTAGCATTCTGGAGAATGAGGTTTGCGTAATTTTAACTTATTTGGCACAAAACAACTGTGCCTCAATCCCAAGCAAGATAGGGTCGGCTATCTAGCACAGCAAGCTTATGTAATATTGATTGATGGAATTATAATTCCTCATATTGCCATGACTAACTTAGAAGCTGAAGGAATTTAATGAAAACAAAGTTAGTTATCATGCTTCATGGAAATGTGTTTTCTTGATCGCCACATCTCCGGTTTAAGTACAATCTGCTATTTTTTCCCCTTTAGCTTCTGAAGTAACAAGAAGTAATAGTTAAAACTGTTTGTTGCTTGCTTTACATTTCACCAACTATGTGGGAGCACTTTCTAGGTCATCATATATTGTCCTTTGTAAGGATGATCACCTCAAATTGATAGTACAAAAGAAAGTTGGTCTAATTTTGTCTCCGTATAATTTCCTGCCTCATTTATACTGAGAAATCATTTATATTGTTTGACTTTGTGTAATTATCTTATTGATCACTGTATGTGGCAGGGCTCTGTCAGGACTTGGTCATTCCAGTAACGAACTTTCTTAATGAAGACAAGGGTTTTATGTGTTTGGCTGGTGATGTTTTCGATGTGCCAATCAGGAAAGATATTATTCATCGGGTTGTGAGATGGCAGCTTGCAAAACGGCAGCAGGTGTGTGCGCGGTTCTTTTGTATCCCAAATTTTAAGTTGTAGACAGCATCCATATTGGCAAGCTACTCCTTTTTTACTCTGTGTTTCCTCTCCTGTGCTTAAGAGCATTTATCATATCCCATTTCTACCATTTCTGTCTATTGCTTCTCTGGGAAATGAAGCGATTTAATGGGGGGGAAAAGAATCAGGATGAACATTTTGATTGAGGCAGATGAAGACCAATGAAACTGATATGCTTTTGGGGACCAACGATCTTTTTGTAATGTTGCAGACAAACAAAGCTGCCTTGATAAAGAAAAATGTTGCAGACAAAAAATGATCTCCTGTGGACTATTTAAATCAATAAGGGCCTCCTATTCTCCTACCTGCTTTCTTCATTTATGCTTGTTCCCTTGATTCTACCACTTTGTGAATTATGCTTGCCAAGGCCTAGAGGGTTTAATAGGTATATGACACCTTCTCCTTGTGAATGTTGCAGGGGACCCATTCAACTAAAACTATTAGTGAAGTTAGTGGTACTGGTAGAAAACCGTGGAATCAGAAGGGCACAGGGCGAGCGAGGCATGGAACACTGCGTGGTCCTCAGGTCACATTTTCTTGTCTTTCTCCTGTTCAGATTGTCTTGAATTCATTATGATTTATGATTATTTGATATCACTTCAGAAAATTTATAATGTGTTTTCGTGATCAATGCAGTTTCGAGGTGGTTGTGTTATGCACGGTCCGAAACCACGAAGTCACGCAATCAAACTGAACAAGAAGGTTCGGCGGCTAGGATTGAAGATCGCACTATCAGCTCGTGCAGCTGAAGGGAAGGCAAGCTACATCCCCTTCCATGCAAACATTTTTTTGTTTGGGAACTTTTCTCCAAAAGAACCTGGGAACTAAACAAAAGCCAAAAGAAAATAGAAACTCAGAGAGTAAATGATGAGTCGTTGAGATGTTTTTATCGTTTGGTTTCAAAcagtttcatttttctttttgggtTTTGAAAACAAACAGCAATGTGAAATCAAGCTATAGAAAAACGACAGCCAAAACTTGCTGTCTCATTTTGTTCCTCTCTTCGAACTGTTTTTGGCTATTCGAAAATACATTTAATAGAAATAAATGTTTACGCCGTTTTAATCTATTAGTTTTCACCAAATTGAAAGCAACCAATGTTCTGAAAAGTGAAAGCATTTCGACAGTTTAAACTTACATATTAACAAATGAAATATAATTTCATGTGACCTCTTCACCAGTTAAGGAAGAGTTGGTCAGTTTTAATCATTATCCTTGATAAGCTTCTAGAATTAGCCAGCTTTGGTCTATACGGGTGACATTTTCCTTTTTGTATTAACACTGGTTATTTGTGTTGGGTAAATCCTGCTTTCCTTCCCAATAAATGATTtaaacttttcttcttttgcgtTACTTAATTGATTTAGTCATCTCAATTGCACTGCATGCAGCTTATGGTTTTTGAGGATTTGGAGCTTTCTTCGCACAAGACAAAAAACATAGTGAACTATTTCAATCAATTAGAGAATACCAAGAAGCTTCTGCTTGTCGACGGTGGCCCAATCAGTGAAAAGCTAAAGTTGGCTACTCAGAATGTACATTATGTCAATGTGTTGCCTTCAATTGTAAGTTTCCAATATTAGCATTAGTGCCACATTGTGCATATAAGCATCTGTTTCCGCGATAATGCTTGGGCTTTTTCTGTATGAGGATCCAGTTTGTGGGAGTTGTTCTGCTAAGATGACTTCCATAACAGTTTTGATTTGGGTATGCATAATTTGCTTTTGCCACAGCATTCCTCAAGTATGCAGCTTTTTGTGCTTGTGATACGATTGGTTATAATAGGGGAGGTTATGTAATTTATTAGAGTTCATCACTAAAGCATCAGTTACATGTTCATTGCCTGAGatctttcatgtttttttttactGAAACTCGTCCTCGTACCCTAACCACTTCCTCAGCACAAGTGAAAATTAGATAAATGACTGCGAAAAGCTGATCCTTTATCCTCTTTGTTCCATGCCAGGGTCTAAATGTCTAC
Coding sequences within it:
- the LOC132604089 gene encoding uncharacterized protein LOC132604089; this translates as MALSISRRILRSFASLNSLSAPTLSASNGKANVLRDGVPCVESSVSRKDESVFLACRRYSTSILSPDSSDGSFPSDLLTKKRVSTPEREIGLCQDLVIPVTNFLNEDKGFMCLAGDVFDVPIRKDIIHRVVRWQLAKRQQGTHSTKTISEVSGTGRKPWNQKGTGRARHGTLRGPQFRGGCVMHGPKPRSHAIKLNKKVRRLGLKIALSARAAEGKLMVFEDLELSSHKTKNIVNYFNQLENTKKLLLVDGGPISEKLKLATQNVHYVNVLPSIGLNVYSILLHDTLVMSRDAVNKIVERMHTPINR